In Labrus bergylta chromosome 11, fLabBer1.1, whole genome shotgun sequence, one genomic interval encodes:
- the LOC109991935 gene encoding T-cell surface glycoprotein CD3 epsilon chain produces the protein MTSISVGAALTVLLLFISPADAADGDVEFWRETVTMTCPEEGTWYEKGNSEMTDLKENKTYVFKYENKKKGLYHCVHDVDKKYYFYVQGKACENCFELNPLVFALAIIVDVIGTAFVMMIIYRCGKKRRSDGLSNASTAPARRGGRAPPLPSPDYEPLNPHTRNQDPYSTVSRTG, from the exons ATGACTAGCATCAGTGTTGGCGCTGCGCTAACCGTCCTCCTGCTCTTCATCTCCCCTGCGGATGCTGCTGACG gTGATGTAGAATTTTGGAGGGAAACTGTCACAATGACATGTCCAGAAGAAGGGACGTGGtatgaaaaaggaaattcaGAGATGACAGACCTAAAGGAGAATAAGACATATGTTTTCaagtatgaaaacaaaaagaaaggccTTTACCACTGTGTGCATGACGTAGATAAAAAGTATTACTTCTACGTGCAAGGAAAAG CGTGTGAGAACTGCTTCGAGCTCAACCCTCTGGTGTTTGCATTGGCCATCATTGTGGACGTGATCGGGACGGCGTTTGTGATGATGATTATCTACAGGTGTGGCAAAAAGAGACGCTCAGATGGACTGTCCAATGCTTCCACAG CACCTGCTCGCAGAGGAGGCCGAGCTCCACCTCTCCCATCTCCTGACTATGAG CCACTCAACCCTCACACACGCAACCAGGATCCGTACTCTACGGTGAGCAGGACTGGATAA
- the LOC109991933 gene encoding T-cell surface glycoprotein CD3 gamma chain-like codes for MRCQILCPVSLLLLPLLWTLTEAQTPPESLIEVKPVTDGIVVNCGTGYEMKSPYGDQAESFTLSYRDSNSGEYSCVDEEGNPVKAKIFVKFRTCDNCIELDTSSIVGIAVGDVVATIVIGVAVYIVASQSWIGPVTSNKKGSDRQHLVPNEMSNRASNDHYQPLKLRSGQKDTYDVLSNRR; via the exons atgagATGCCAGATACTTTGTCCTGTGTCCcttctgctgctgccgctgctctGGACTCTGACAG AAGCACAAACACCACCAGAATCTCTCATAGAGGTGAAACCTGTCACTGATGGCATCGTGGTGAATTGTGGTACAGGGTATGAAATGAAGTCCCCTTATGGTGATCAGGCTGAGTCCTTCACATTGTCATACAGGGACAGCAACTCAGGAGAGTACTCATGTGTGGATGAAGAGGGAAACCCTGTAAAAGCAAAAATCTTTGTGAAATTTCGGA ccTGTGACAACTGCATCGAGCTCGACACGAGTTCCATCGTGGGAATCGCTGTTGGAGACGTGGTGGCGACCATTGTGATTGGAGTGGCCGTTTACATCGTCGCTTCTCAATCTTGGATTGGTCCAGTCACGTCCAACAAGAAAG GCTCTGACAGACAGCATCTTGTCCCAAACGAGATGAGCAACAGAGCCTCTAACGATCACTACCAG CCTCTGAAACTCAGAAGTGGTCAGAAAGACACGTATGACGTGCTGAGTAACAGAAGATAG